The genomic segment GGAGACCCCGGGCTTCGAGGAGAAGCCCGACGTCCCCTCCGGCGCCACTCCTGAAGACGCCGAGCCGAAGACCGAAGGGGCCTCCGAGAAGGAGGCCCCCGAGGCCGAGGCCGGGGACGCGAAAGAGACAGTCGGGCTGACGGCCCAGCTGGACCAGGCCCGTTCCGCGCTCAGTGAGCGCACGGCCGATGTCCAGCGGGTCCAGGCCGAGTACCAGAACTACCGCCGCCGCGTCGAGCGGGACCGGGTCACGGTCAAGGAGATCGCCTCCGCGAACCTCCTGTCCGAGCTGCTGCCCGTGCTCGACGACATCGGCCGGGCGCGCGAGCACGGCGAGCTGGTCGGCGGCTTCAAGTCGGTGGCCGAGTCGCTGGAGACGGTCGTCGCCAAGCTGGGCCTCCAGCAGTTCGGCAAGGAGGGCGAGCCCTTCGACCCGACGATCCACGAGGCCCTGATGCACTCGTACGCGCCGGACGTCACCGAGACGACCTGCGTGGCGATCCTGCAGCCCG from the Streptomyces sp. AM 4-1-1 genome contains:
- the grpE gene encoding nucleotide exchange factor GrpE translates to MTEETPGFEEKPDVPSGATPEDAEPKTEGASEKEAPEAEAGDAKETVGLTAQLDQARSALSERTADVQRVQAEYQNYRRRVERDRVTVKEIASANLLSELLPVLDDIGRAREHGELVGGFKSVAESLETVVAKLGLQQFGKEGEPFDPTIHEALMHSYAPDVTETTCVAILQPGYRIGERTIRPARVAVAEPQPGATPAADKEEKATDEESGGTEEV